A genomic window from Flavobacterium hankyongi includes:
- a CDS encoding gliding motility-associated C-terminal domain-containing protein, giving the protein MIKNYLAATKKIDFKHFLCVLLITLSFSNKSNSQCATPPVGCPTTDLTNFGVDSNNNASTIEYDNYISSFHSTVVRTANGTLQTWGEDMGNDGLVDLLSPITINATNYPALGSAIPLKAMLGSNSANNVQGILLATDGLYAWSKEGIVLDASITSSSTFQKLTINGNTNGLPTGVTPADVKMMFATYQTLAITTCSGDVWVISQTANVRGNGATGNATTWYQVTTSATGNPFLTNIVACRGNHNGLMALKSDGTVYVWGNNVLLGNNTAIIAAQTRAAQMTLPAGITPKMIGSSGNNTARSYYVLATDGNLYGVGSNATRQLGDWTTTDRLAWVQPRYTSAAGPVMNNIKWFSQQEHDSQYASVNVINASKNIYAFGNNDTSLIGATANPSNPVVPNGLTTADIILTVETGGHTSMVVRNCDPNFGYAGHRIRGSMGDGSGTTTTEASYNFSTAPVQICGAESIPIIQPIYAGNGPSSGYCAGSSVLLEPSPAGGTLIVLSGPGFLIGNTLNFTGLGTVVVQYTLPTACGGSSVVTRNFVTEYCSEDLQVVKTVNNPTPSVGSNVTFTIIATNNGPNNTYGVSVNDVLPAGYTFVSATPSTGTWSAPNWTIGNFANGANATLTIVATVNASGPYANTATISGLEPDSNSANNTSTVTPIVQTNLAVTKTVSNPTPNVGSNVTFTITASNAGPSNATGVTVNDVLPAGYTFVSATPSTGTWSAPNWTIGNLANGANATLTIVATVNASGPYANTATITGSETDPTPGNNTSTSTPVPVAQTNLAVTKTVSNPTPNVGSNVTFTITASNAGPSNATGVTVNDVLPAGYTFVSATPSTGTWSAPNWTIGNFANGANATLTIVATVNASGPYANTATISGLEPDSNSANNTSTVTPIVQTNLAVTKTVSNPTPNVGSNVTFTITASNAGPSNATGVTVNDVLPAGYTFVSATPSTGTWSAPNWTIGNLANGANATLTIVATVNASGPYANTATITGSETDPTPGNNTSTSTPVPVAQTNLAVTKTVSNPTPNVGSNVTFTITASNAGPSNATGVTVNDVLPAGYTFVSATPSTGTWSAPNWTIGNLANGANATLTIVATVNASGPYANTATITGSETDPTPGNNTSTSTPVPVAQTNLAVTKTVSNPTPNVGSNVTFTITASNAGPSNATGVTVNDVLPAGYTFVSATPSTGTWSAPNWTIGNLANGANATLTIVATVNASGPYANTATITGSETDPTPGNNTSTSTPVPVAQTNLAVTKTVSNPTPNVGSNVTFTITASNAGPSNATGVTVNDVLPAGYTFVSATPSTGTWSAPNWTIGNLANGANATLTIVATVNASGPYANTATITGSETDPTPGNNTSTSTPVPVAQTNLAVTKTVSNPTPNVGSNVTFTITASNAGPSNATGVTVNDVLPAGYTFVSATPSTGTWSAPNWTIGNLANGANATLTIVATVNASGPYANTATITGSETDPTPGNNTSTSTPVPVAQTNLAVTKTVSNPTPNVGSNVTFTITASNAGPSNATGVTVNDVLPAGYTFVSATPSTGTWSAPNWTIGNLANGANATLTIVATVNASGPYANTATITGSETDPTPGNNTSTSTPVPVAQTNLAVTKTVSNPTPNVGSNVTFTITASNAGPSNATGVTVNDVLPAGYTFVSATPSTGTWSAPNWTIGNLANGANATLTIVATVNASGPYANTATITGSETDPTPGNNTSTSTPVPVAQTNLAVTKTVSNPTPNVGSNVTFTITASNAGPSNATGVTVNDVLPAGYTFVSATPSTGTWSAPNWTIGNLANGANATLTIVATVNASGPYANTATITGSETDPTPGNNTSTSTPVPVAQTNLAVTKTVSNPTPNVGSNVTFTITASNAGPSNATGVTVNDVLPAGYTFVSATPSTGTWSAPNWTIGNLANGANATLTIVATVNASGPYANTATITGSETDPTPGNNTSTSTPVPVAQTNLAVTKTVSNPTPNVGSNVTFTITASNAGPSNATGVTVNDVLPAGYTFVSATPSTGTWSAPNWTIGNLANGANATLTIVATVNASGPYANTATITGSETDPTPGNNTSTSTPVPVAQTNLAVTKTVSNPTPNVGSNVTFTITASNAGPSNATGVTVNDVLPAGYTFVSATPSTGTWSAPNWTIGNLANGANATLTIVATVNASGPYANTATITGSETDPTPGNNTSTSTPVPVAQTNLAVTKTVSNPTPNVGSNVTFTITASNAGPSNATGVTVNDVLPAGYTFVSATPSTGTWSAPNWTIGNLANGANATLTIVATVNASGPYANTATITGSETDPTPGNNTSTSTPVPVAQTNLAVTKTVSNPTPNVGSNVTFTITASNAGPSNATGVTVNDVLPAGYTFVSATPSTGTWSAPNWTIGNLANGANATLTIVATVNASGPYANTATITGSETDPTPGNNTSTSTPVPVAQTNLAVTKTVSNPTPNVGSNVTFTITASNAGPSNATGVTVNDVLPAGYTFVSATPSTGTWSAPNWTIGNLVNGANATLTIVATVNASGPYANTATITGSETDPTPGNNTSTSTPVPVAQTNLAVTKTVSNPTPNVGSNVTFTITASNAGPSNATGVTVNDVLPAGYTFVSATPSTGTWSAPNWTIGNLVNGANATLTIVATVNASGPYANTATITGSETDPTPGNNTSTSTPVPVAQTNLAVTKTVSNPTPNVGSNVTFTITASNAGPSNATGVTVNDVLPAGYTFVSATPSTGTWSAPNWTIGNLVNGANATLTIVATVNASGPYANTATITGSETDPTPGNNTSTSTPVPVAQTNLAVTKTVSNPTPNVGSNVTFTITASNAGPSNATGVTVNDVLPAGYTFVSATPSTGTWSAPNWTIGNLANGANATLTIVATVNASGPYANTATITGSETDPTPGNNTSTATTSPVSIIDAVTETYGPINSTTGGTTPTVVTNDTLNGTPVVIGTNPGQVTLTGVSVPTGLTLNPNGTVTVASNTPAGSYNVEYTICEVTNPSNCDTVISVVTVAASVIDAVTETYGPINSTTGGTTPTVVTNDTLNGTPVVIGTNPGQVTLTGVSVPTGLTLNPNGTVTVAPNTPAGSYNVEYTICEVTNPSNCDTVISVVTVAASVIDAVTETYGPINGTTGGTTPTVVTNDTLNGTPVLIGTNPGQVTLTGVSVPTGLTLNPNGTVTVAPNTPAGSYNVEYTICEVTNPSNCDTVISVVTVAASVIDAVTETYGPINGTTGGTTPTVVTNDTLNGTPVVIGTNPGQVTLTGVSVPTGLTLNPNGTVTVAPNTPAGSYNVEYTICEVTNPSNCDTVISVVTVAASVIDAVTETYGPINSTTGGTTPTVVTNDTLNGTPVVIGTNPGQVTLTGVSVPTGLTLNPNGTVTVAPNTPAGSYNVEYTICEVTNPSNCDTVISVVTVAASVIDANDDSHTMESGSNGGTAVIDVFANDTLNGSSTGLNQVTLTIDLPDPTGHIVLNPDGTVNVHLGTPAGTYQITYTICEKLNPGNCSTAVVTVIVNTIEEIDIYTHMTPNDDGNNDVFYIDGITKYPNNTVEIYNRWGVLVYQAKKYNNTDVSFDGKSRGRTTINRDDNLPEGTYYYIVRYTKDNGETKEKAGYLYINR; this is encoded by the coding sequence ATGATAAAAAATTACTTAGCGGCTACAAAAAAAATAGACTTTAAACACTTTTTGTGTGTGTTGTTAATTACATTGTCATTTAGCAATAAATCTAATTCTCAATGTGCGACTCCACCAGTAGGATGTCCTACTACAGATTTGACCAATTTTGGTGTAGATTCTAATAACAATGCTTCAACAATCGAATACGATAACTATATCTCAAGTTTTCACTCAACTGTTGTAAGAACTGCTAATGGTACTCTTCAAACATGGGGTGAAGACATGGGGAATGATGGTTTGGTAGATCTTTTATCTCCAATAACGATTAATGCAACTAATTATCCTGCTTTAGGGAGTGCTATTCCTCTAAAAGCGATGCTTGGAAGTAATTCTGCTAATAATGTACAAGGAATACTTTTAGCAACAGATGGATTGTATGCTTGGTCAAAAGAAGGGATAGTTTTGGACGCATCAATTACATCAAGTTCTACCTTTCAAAAGTTAACAATTAATGGCAACACAAACGGACTACCTACTGGGGTAACTCCTGCTGATGTTAAAATGATGTTTGCTACTTATCAGACATTAGCAATTACAACTTGTAGTGGTGATGTCTGGGTAATTTCTCAAACAGCTAATGTTAGAGGTAATGGTGCTACGGGTAATGCTACAACATGGTATCAGGTAACGACTTCTGCTACTGGAAATCCTTTTCTGACAAATATTGTTGCTTGTAGAGGTAATCATAATGGATTAATGGCTTTAAAGTCCGATGGTACTGTCTATGTTTGGGGTAATAATGTATTGTTAGGTAATAATACAGCAATTATTGCTGCTCAAACGAGAGCAGCTCAGATGACTTTGCCAGCAGGAATAACTCCCAAAATGATTGGCTCTTCAGGTAATAATACAGCGAGGTCTTATTATGTTCTTGCAACAGATGGGAATCTATATGGAGTTGGGTCAAACGCGACACGTCAATTAGGAGATTGGACAACAACTGATAGATTAGCTTGGGTACAACCAAGATATACTTCTGCCGCTGGTCCAGTCATGAATAATATTAAATGGTTCAGCCAACAGGAGCATGACAGTCAATATGCTTCAGTGAATGTGATTAATGCCAGCAAAAATATTTATGCTTTTGGAAATAACGATACTTCTTTAATTGGAGCGACAGCAAATCCTTCAAATCCAGTTGTGCCAAATGGATTAACTACTGCAGATATTATTCTTACTGTTGAGACTGGTGGACATACTTCAATGGTGGTCAGAAATTGTGATCCCAATTTCGGATACGCAGGACATAGAATTAGAGGTAGTATGGGAGATGGATCTGGAACTACTACTACAGAAGCAAGTTATAACTTCTCAACTGCTCCAGTACAAATTTGTGGTGCAGAATCGATTCCTATTATACAGCCTATTTATGCTGGAAACGGACCATCATCTGGTTATTGTGCTGGTTCTTCTGTTTTATTAGAGCCTTCTCCTGCAGGTGGGACCTTAATCGTATTAAGTGGACCAGGATTTTTAATAGGTAATACTCTTAACTTTACAGGTCTTGGAACTGTTGTTGTTCAGTATACATTACCAACAGCTTGTGGTGGTTCTTCTGTAGTTACAAGAAATTTTGTTACCGAATATTGTTCAGAAGATCTTCAGGTAGTCAAAACAGTAAACAATCCAACTCCAAGTGTGGGCAGTAATGTAACTTTTACCATTATTGCGACCAATAACGGTCCTAATAATACTTATGGTGTATCTGTTAATGATGTACTGCCAGCAGGTTACACTTTTGTGAGTGCAACGCCATCAACAGGAACATGGAGCGCACCAAACTGGACTATCGGTAACTTCGCTAATGGAGCCAATGCTACCTTAACGATAGTGGCTACGGTAAACGCATCAGGCCCTTATGCTAATACAGCGACAATTAGTGGTCTTGAACCTGATTCGAATAGTGCAAATAATACTTCTACTGTTACACCAATTGTTCAAACGAATTTGGCGGTAACTAAAACAGTGAGCAACCCAACACCGAATGTAGGCAGCAACGTGACCTTTACCATTACGGCAAGTAATGCAGGACCGAGCAATGCAACAGGAGTAACGGTAAACGATGTACTGCCAGCAGGTTATACTTTTGTGAGTGCAACACCATCGACAGGAACATGGAGCGCACCAAACTGGACTATCGGTAACTTAGCCAATGGAGCCAATGCTACCTTAACGATAGTGGCTACAGTAAATGCATCAGGCCCTTATGCCAATACAGCGACAATTACAGGAAGCGAAACAGACCCAACCCCTGGAAACAATACATCAACATCGACTCCAGTACCAGTTGCGCAGACGAACTTAGCGGTAACTAAAACAGTGAGCAACCCAACACCGAATGTAGGCAGCAACGTGACCTTTACCATTACGGCAAGTAATGCAGGACCGAGCAATGCAACAGGAGTAACGGTAAACGATGTACTGCCAGCAGGTTACACTTTTGTGAGTGCAACGCCATCAACAGGAACATGGAGCGCACCAAACTGGACTATCGGTAACTTCGCTAATGGAGCCAATGCTACCTTAACGATAGTGGCTACGGTAAACGCATCAGGCCCTTATGCTAATACAGCGACAATTAGTGGTCTTGAACCTGATTCGAATAGTGCAAATAATACTTCTACTGTTACACCAATTGTTCAAACGAATTTGGCGGTAACTAAAACAGTGAGCAACCCAACACCGAATGTAGGCAGCAACGTGACCTTTACCATTACGGCAAGTAATGCAGGACCGAGCAATGCAACAGGAGTAACGGTAAACGATGTACTGCCAGCAGGTTATACTTTTGTGAGTGCAACACCATCGACAGGAACATGGAGCGCACCAAACTGGACTATCGGTAACTTAGCCAATGGAGCCAATGCTACCTTAACGATAGTGGCTACAGTAAATGCATCAGGCCCTTATGCCAATACAGCGACAATTACAGGAAGCGAAACAGACCCAACCCCTGGAAACAATACATCAACATCGACTCCAGTACCAGTTGCGCAGACGAACTTAGCGGTAACTAAAACAGTGAGCAACCCAACACCGAATGTAGGCAGCAACGTGACCTTTACCATTACGGCAAGTAATGCAGGACCGAGCAATGCAACAGGAGTAACGGTAAACGATGTACTGCCAGCAGGTTATACTTTTGTGAGTGCAACACCATCGACAGGAACATGGAGTGCACCAAACTGGACTATCGGTAACTTAGCCAATGGAGCCAATGCTACCTTAACGATAGTGGCTACAGTAAATGCATCAGGCCCTTATGCCAATACAGCGACAATTACAGGAAGCGAGACAGATCCAACTCCTGGAAACAATACATCAACATCGACTCCAGTACCAGTTGCGCAGACGAACTTAGCGGTAACTAAAACAGTGAGCAACCCAACACCGAATGTAGGCAGCAACGTGACCTTTACCATTACGGCAAGTAATGCAGGTCCGAGCAATGCAACAGGAGTAACGGTAAACGATGTACTGCCAGCAGGTTATACTTTTGTGAGTGCAACACCATCGACAGGAACATGGAGTGCACCAAACTGGACTATCGGTAACTTAGCCAATGGAGCCAATGCTACCTTAACGATAGTGGCTACAGTAAATGCATCAGGCCCTTATGCCAATACAGCGACAATTACAGGAAGCGAAACAGACCCAACCCCTGGAAACAATACATCAACATCGACTCCAGTACCAGTTGCGCAGACGAACTTAGCGGTAACTAAAACAGTGAGCAACCCAACACCGAATGTAGGCAGCAACGTGACCTTTACCATTACGGCAAGTAATGCAGGTCCGAGCAATGCAACAGGAGTAACGGTAAACGATGTACTGCCAGCAGGTTATACTTTTGTGAGTGCAACACCATCGACAGGAACATGGAGCGCACCAAACTGGACTATCGGTAACTTAGCCAATGGAGCCAATGCTACCTTAACGATAGTGGCTACAGTAAATGCATCAGGCCCTTATGCCAATACAGCGACAATTACAGGAAGCGAAACAGACCCAACCCCTGGAAACAATACATCAACATCGACTCCAGTACCAGTTGCGCAGACGAACTTAGCGGTAACTAAAACAGTGAGCAACCCAACACCGAATGTAGGCAGCAACGTGACCTTTACCATTACGGCAAGTAATGCAGGACCGAGCAATGCAACAGGAGTAACGGTAAACGATGTACTGCCAGCAGGTTATACTTTTGTGAGTGCAACACCATCGACAGGAACATGGAGTGCACCAAACTGGACTATCGGTAACTTAGCCAATGGAGCCAATGCTACCTTAACGATAGTGGCTACAGTAAATGCATCAGGCCCTTATGCCAATACAGCGACAATTACAGGAAGCGAGACAGATCCAACTCCTGGAAACAATACATCAACATCGACTCCAGTACCAGTTGCGCAGACGAACTTAGCGGTAACTAAAACAGTGAGCAACCCAACACCGAATGTAGGCAGCAACGTGACCTTTACCATTACGGCAAGTAATGCAGGTCCGAGCAATGCAACAGGAGTAACGGTAAACGATGTACTGCCAGCAGGTTATACTTTTGTGAGTGCAACACCATCGACAGGAACATGGAGTGCACCAAACTGGACTATCGGTAACTTAGCCAATGGAGCCAATGCTACCTTAACGATAGTGGCTACAGTAAATGCATCAGGCCCTTATGCCAATACAGCGACAATTACAGGAAGCGAAACAGACCCAACCCCTGGAAACAATACATCAACATCGACTCCAGTACCAGTTGCGCAGACGAATTTGGCGGTAACTAAAACGGTGAGTAATCCAACACCGAATGTAGGCAGCAACGTGACCTTTACCATTACGGCAAGTAATGCAGGTCCGAGTAATGCAACAGGAGTCACGGTAAACGATGTTCTACCGGCAGGTTATACTTTTGTGAGTGCAACGCCATCGACAGGAACATGGAGTGCACCAAACTGGACTATCGGTAACTTAGCCAATGGAGCCAATGCTACCTTAACGATAGTGGCTACAGTAAATGCTTCGGGTCCATATGCCAATACAGCGACAATTACAGGAAGCGAGACCGATCCAACCCCTGGAAACAATACATCAACATCAACTCCAGTACCAGTTGCGCAGACGAATTTGGCGGTAACTAAAACGGTGAGTAATCCAACACCGAATGTAGGCAGCAACGTGACCTTTACCATTACAGCAAGTAATGCAGGTCCGAGCAATGCAACAGGAGTCACGGTAAACGATGTTCTACCGGCAGGTTATACTTTTGTGAGTGCAACACCATCGACAGGAACATGGAGTGCACCAAACTGGACTATCGGTAACTTAGCCAATGGAGCCAATGCTACCTTAACGATAGTGGCTACAGTAAATGCTTCGGGTCCATATGCCAATACAGCGACAATTACAGGAAGCGAGACCGATCCAACCCCTGGAAACAATACATCAACATCAACTCCAGTACCAGTTGCGCAGACGAATTTGGCGGTAACTAAAACGGTGAGTAATCCAACACCGAATGTAGGCAGCAACGTGACCTTTACCATTACGGCAAGTAATGCAGGTCCGAGTAATGCAACAGGAGTCACGGTAAACGATGTTCTACCGGCAGGTTATACTTTTGTGAGTGCAACGCCATCGACAGGAACATGGAGTGCACCAAACTGGACTATCGGTAACTTAGCCAATGGAGCCAATGCTACCTTAACGATAGTGGCTACAGTAAATGCTTCGGGTCCATATGCCAATACAGCGACAATTACAGGAAGCGAGACCGATCCAACCCCTGGAAACAATACATCAACATCAACTCCAGTACCAGTTGCGCAGACGAATTTGGCGGTAACTAAAACGGTGAGTAATCCAACACCGAATGTAGGCAGCAACGTAACCTTTACCATTACGGCAAGTAATGCAGGTCCGAGTAATGCAACAGGAGTCACGGTAAACGATGTTCTACCGGCAGGTTATACTTTTGTGAGTGCAACGCCATCGACAGGAACATGGAGTGCACCAAACTGGACTATCGGTAACTTAGCCAATGGAGCCAATGCTACCTTAACGATAGTGGCTACAGTAAATGCTTCGGGTCCATATGCCAATACAGCGACAATTACAGGAAGCGAGACCGATCCAACCCCTGGAAACAATACATCAACATCAACTCCAGTACCAGTTGCGCAGACGAATTTGGCGGTAACTAAAACAGTGAGCAACCCAACACCGAATGTAGGCAGCAACGTAACCTTTACCATTACGGCAAGTAATGCAGGTCCGAGCAATGCAACAGGAGTCACGGTAAACGATGTTCTACCGGCAGGTTACACTTTTGTGAGTGCAACACCATCGACAGGAACATGGAGTGCACCAAACTGGACTATCGGTAACTTAGCCAATGGAGCCAATGCTACCTTAACGATAGTGGCTACAGTAAATGCTTCGGGTCCATATGCCAATACAGCGACAATTACAGGAAGCGAGACCGATCCAACCCCTGGAAACAATACATCAACATCAACTCCAGTACCAGTTGCGCAGACGAATTTGGCGGTAACTAAAACGGTGAGTAATCCAACACCGAATGTAGGCAGCAACGTGACCTTTACCATTACGGCAAGTAATGCAGGTCCGAGTAATGCAACAGGAGTCACGGTAAACGATGTTCTACCGGCAGGTTATACTTTTGTGAGTGCAACGCCATCGACAGGAACATGGAGTGCACCAAACTGGACTATCGGTAACTTAGCCAATGGAGCCAATGCTACCTTAACGATAGTGGCTACAGTAAATGCTTCGGGTCCATATGCCAATACAGCGACAATTACAGGAAGCGAGACCGATCCAACCCCTGGAAACAATACATCAACATCAACTCCAGTACCAGTTGCGCAGACGAATTTGGCGGTAACTAAAACAGTGAGCAACCCAACACCGAATGTAGGCAGCAACGTAACCTTTACCATTACGGCAAGTAATGCAGGTCCGAGCAATGCAACAGGAGTCACGGTAAACGATGTTCTACCGGCAGGTTACACTTTTGTGAGTGCAACACCATCGACAGGAACATGGAGTGCACCAAACTGGACTATCGGTAACTTAGCCAATGGAGCCAATGCTACCTTAACGATAGTGGCTACAGTAAATGCTTCGGGTCCATATGCCAATACAGCGACAATTACAGGAAGCGAGACCGATCCAACCCCTGGAAACAATACATCAACATCAACTCCAGTACCAGTTGCGCAGACGAATTTGGCGGTAACTAAAACGGTGAGTAATCCAACACCGAATGTAGGCAGCAACGTGACCTTTACCATTACGGCAAGTAATGCAGGTCCGAGTAATGCAACAGGAGTCACGGTAAACGATGTTCTACCGGCAGGTTATACTTTTGTGAGTGCAACGCCATCGACAGGAACATGGAGTGCGCCAAACTGGACTATCGGTAACTTAGTCAATGGAGCTAATGCTACCTTAACGATAGTGGCTACAGTAAATGCTTCGGGTCCATATGCCAATACAGCAACAATTACAGGAAGCGAGACAGATCCAACCCCTGGAAACAATACATCAACATCAACTCCAGTACCAGTTGCGCAGACGAATTTGGCGGTAACTAAAACGGTGAGTAATCCAACACCGAATGTAGGCAGCAACGTGACCTTTACCATTACAGCAAGTAATGCAGGTCCGAGTAATGCAACAGGAGTCACGGTAAACGATGTTCTACCGGCAGGTTATACTTTTGTGAGTGCAACGCCATCGACAGGAACATGGAGTGCGCCAAACTGGACTATCGGTAACTTAGTCAATGGAGCCAATGCTACCTTAACGATAGTGGCTACAGTAAATGCTTCGGGTCCATATGCCAATACAGCAACAATTACAGGAAGCGAGACAGATCCAACCCCTGGAAACAATACATCAACATCAACTCCAGTACCAGTTGCGCAGACGAATTTGGCGGTAACTAAAACGGTGAGTAATCCAACACCGAATGTAGGCAGCAACGTGACCTTTACCATTACGGCAAGTAATGCAGGTCCGAGTAATGCAACAGGAGTCACGGTAAACGATGTTCTACCGGCAGGTTATACTTTTGTGAGTGCAACGCCATCGACAGGAACATGGAGTGCGCCAAACTGGACTATCGGTAACTTAGTCAATGGAGCCAATGCTACCTTAACGATAGTGGCTACAGTAAATGCTTCGGGTCCATATGCCAATACAGCAACAATTACAGGAAGCGAGACCGATCCAACCCCTGGAAACAATACATCAACATCAACTCCAGTACCAGTTGCGCAGACGAATTTGGCGGTAACTAAAACGGTGAGTAATCCAACACCGAATGTAGGCAGCAACGTGACCTTTACCATTACAGCAAGTAATGCAGGTCCGAGCAATGCAACAGGAGTCACGGTAAACGATGTTCTACCGGCAGGTTACACTTTTGTGAGTGCAACACCATCGACAGGAACATGGAGTGCACCAAACTGGACTATCGGTAACTTAGCCAATGGAGCCAATGCTACCTTAACGATAGTGGCTACAGTAAATGCTTCGGGTCCATATGCCAATACAGCGACAATTACAGGAAGCGAGACAGATCCAACCCCTGGAAACAATACATCAACGGCTACAACTTCACCTGTAAGTATTATCGATGCAGTAACAGAGACGTACGGACCAATCAACAGTACTACAGGCGGGACAACGCCAACAGTAGTAACCAACGATACTTTAAATGGTACACCAGTTGTTATTGGAACAAACCCAGGTCAAGTAACTCTTACAGGCGTTAGCGTTCCAACAGGATTGACACTAAACCCTAATGGTACAGTAACAGTAGCATCAAATACGCCAGCAGGTTCATACAATGTGGAATATACAATCTGTGAGGTGACCAACCCATCAAACTGTGATACGGTAATTAGTGTTGTAACAGTTGCCGCTTCGGTAATCGATGCAGTGACAGAGACGTACGGACCAATCAACAGTACTACAGGCGGGACAACGCCAACAGTAGTAACCAACGATACTTTAAATGGTACACCAGTTGTTATTGGAACAAACCCAGGTCAAGTAACTCTTACAGGCGTTAGCGTTCCAACAGGATTGACACTAAACCCTAATGGTACAGTAACAGTAGCACCAAATACTCCAGCAGGTTCATACAATGTAGAATATACAATTTGTGAGGTGACCAACCCATCAAACTGTGATACGGTAATTAGTGTTGTAACAGTAGCCGCTTCGGTAATCGATGCAGTGACAGAGACGTACGGACCAATCAACGGTACTACAGGTGGAACAACGCCAACAGTAGTAACCAACGATACTTTAAATGGTACTCCGGTTCTCATTGGAACAAACCCTGGACAAGTAACTCTTACAGGCGTTAGCGTTCCAACAGGATTGACACTAAACCCTAATGGTACAGTAACAGTAGCACCAAATACTCCAGCAGGTTCATACAATGTAGAATATACAATTTGTGAGGTGACCAACCCATCAAACTGTGATACAGTGATCAGTGTGGTTACAGTTGCCGCTTCGGTAATCGATGCAGTAACAGAGACGTACGGACCAATCAACGGTACTACAGGCGGAACAACGCCAACAGTAGTAACCAACGATACTTTAAACGGTACTCCGGTTGTCATTGGAACAAACCCAGGTCAAGTAACTCTTACAGGCGTTAGCGTTCCAACAGGATTGACACTAAACCCTAATGGTACAGTAACAGTAGCACCAAATACTCCAGCAGGTTCATACAATGTAGAATATACAATTTGTGAGGTGACCAACCCATCAAACTGTGATACGGTAATTAGTGTTGTAACAGTAGCCGCTTCGGTAATCGATGCAGTGACAGAGACGTACGGACCAATCAACAGTACTACAGGCGGGACAACGCCAACAGTAGTAACCAACGATACTTTAAATGGTACACCAGTTGTTATTGGAACAAACCCAGGTCAAGTAACTCTTACAGGCGTTAGCGTTCCAACAGGATTGACACTAAACCCTAATGGTACAGTAACAGTAGCACCAAATACTCCAGCAGGTTCATACAATGTAGAATATACAATTTGTGAGGTGACCAACCCATCAAACTGTGATACGGTAATTAGTGTTGTAACAGTAGCCGCTTCGGTAATCGATGCAAACGATGATTCGCATACAATGGAATCAGGATCAAATGGCGGAACTGCTGTTATTGATGTATTTGCGAATGATACATTAAATGGAAGTTCTACAGGATTGAATCAAGTTACATTGACTATTGATCTTCCAGATCCTACGGGTCATATTGTGTTGAATCCTGATGGTACAGTTAATGTACATCTAGGAACACCAGCAGGAACATACCAAATAACTTATACAATTTGTGAGAAGTTAAATCCAGGAAATTGTTCGACAGCTGTTGTCACAGTTATTGTTAATACTATTGAAGAGATAGATATTTACACGCATATGACTCCAAATGATGATGGAAATAATGATGTATTTTATATTGATGGGATAACCAAATATCCTAATAATACTGTTGAAATTTATAACAGATGGGGTGTTTTAGTTTATCAAGCTAAAAAGTATAATAATACAGATGTGTCTTTTGATGGAAAATCAAGAGGGAGAACAACAATAAATAGAGATGATAATTTGCCTGAAGGGACATATTATTATATTGTTAGGTATACAAAAGACAATGGAGAAACAAAAGAAAAAGCAGGATATTTATATATAAATAGATAA